The segment ACGGGTCACGGAAGCCGTGTCGGCGAGCGCGTCGCCCTCTATGTCGAAGTCGGCGAGGGTGGCGCCGGTGGCGTCCAGGACCTCGGCGTAGGCGTCGGCGAGGTCGGCGACGCTGTCGCAGGCACTGGCCAGTTCGGTGCCGGAGGCGCCGCCGAAGGAGATCCGGATCTGGCTGCCCGTGGCCTTGAGCGCCTTCACCCGGGCGACGACGGCCGTGTCGGTGAGGGCCGTCGAGTTGCCCCACACGGGGGTGCATGAGTTGGCGCTCTTCGCGATGGCGAAGGCGAGGTTGTACGCGTCCGGGCCGCCGGTCGCCTCGGTGTCGGCGGCCTCGGTGGCGCTGACGTACGGGGCGAAGGCGATGCCGGACGTGCCCGACGTGGCGGACTCGGCGGAGGACGGCGCGTCGGACACCCGCGCGACGGGGGACGGCGGCTGCCCTTGCAGGTCACCGCTGCCCGCCGAACAAGCCGTGCTGGTCAGCGCCAGTATCGTGACAAGGACTAACCCGGAGGCCGAACCGGCGAAACTCCGCATTGCACATGCACCTGCTCTCTCGTGGCTGCTGCCTCTGTACCAGAATCAATGCGACGCAACTCTCCGTTCTACCCAACTTCCCGTACGGAGGGGGTCAGCGAGAATTCACAGGTTTCTCATGCGGAAGCCACGGCCAATACGGTCAAAGCAGCCGCAACCAGCGCCCAATTCGGGGCAACTGCACATGACCGGCCAGGGCGGATTACCCGTTTTCTCCGCTCCCGGAAAGATTGGATGAGCTTTCTTCACGATGACTCCGCCCTAATAT is part of the Streptomyces sp. NBC_01262 genome and harbors:
- a CDS encoding chitinase, which translates into the protein MRSFAGSASGLVLVTILALTSTACSAGSGDLQGQPPSPVARVSDAPSSAESATSGTSGIAFAPYVSATEAADTEATGGPDAYNLAFAIAKSANSCTPVWGNSTALTDTAVVARVKALKATGSQIRISFGGASGTELASACDSVADLADAYAEVLDATGATLADFDIEGDALADTASVTRRAQAVAKLQKSRELRVSYTLPVLPEGLQDDSLKLIEVSNNHDVQMDTVNLMAMNYGTSYTDDMSDYAEQAVAAAHTQLMKALGLSSDAAWHGLAVTAMIGVNNVAGETFTLDDATGLRDFAETKGLAWLSMWAAFRDQECSGGATTKVSESCSGVEQDAGAFATALGG